A region of Osmerus eperlanus chromosome 9, fOsmEpe2.1, whole genome shotgun sequence DNA encodes the following proteins:
- the rnf144aa gene encoding probable E3 ubiquitin-protein ligase RNF144A-A, translating into MSVPVRMTTARYRPTWDLALDPLVSCKLCLGEFPLEQMTTIGQCQCVFCTLCLKQYVELLIKEGLETAISCPDSACPKRGHLQETEIECMVASEIMQKYKKLQFEREVLLDPCRTWCPSQSCQAVCQLKETEAPLPQLVTCAVCTLEFCSVCKASWHPDQACQENQHITSFLPGETSSLYKNEEDDAPIKRCPKCKVYIERDEGCAQMMCKNCKHAFCWYCLESLDDDFLLIHYDKGPCRNKLGHSRASVIWHRTQVVGIFAGFGLLLLVASPFLLLATPFVLCCKCKCSKGDDDPLPT; encoded by the exons ATGTCGGTGCCAGTCAGAATGACCACGGCTCGGTACCGGCCTACCTGGGACCTGGCGCTGGACCCGCTGGTCTCCTGCAAACTGTGCCTTGGAGAGTTCCCTCTGGAGCAGATGACCACCATCGGACAGTGCCAATGTGTCTTCTGCACTCTG TGCCTGAAGCAGTATGTGGAACTACTAATCAAAGAGGGCCTCGAAACTGCAATTAGCTGTCCTGACTCTGCCTGTCCAAAACGAGGACACTTACAGGAAACTGAG attGAGTGCATGGTGGCGTCAGAGATCATGCAGAAATATAAGAAGCTGCAATTTGAGAGGG AGGTGCTGTTGGACCCGTGCCGGACCTGGTGCCCATCCCAGTCATGCCAGGCCGTGTGCCAGCTGAAGGAGACGGAGGCTCCACTGCCCCAGCTGGTCACCTGTGCCGTCTGCACCCTGGAGTTCTGCTCTGTCTGCAAGGCCAGCTGGCACCCAGACCAGGCGTGCCAGGAAAACCAGCACATCACCTCCTTCctaccaggagagaccag CTCCCTCTATAAGAACGAGGAGGACGACGCGCCCATCAAGCGCTGTCCCAAGTGTAAGGTGTACATCgagagggatgagggctgcGCCCAGATGATGTGCAAGAACTGCAAACATGCCTTTTGCTGGTACTGTCTGGAGTCTCTGGAC gATGACTTTCTCCTGATCCACTATGACAAAGGGCCTTGTCGTAACAAACTGGGCCATTCCAGGGCTTCTGTCATCTGGCACAGAACACAG GTGGTGGGGATCTTTGCAGGATTTGGCCTTCTCCTATTGGTGGCCtcgcccttcctcctcctggccaCACCGTTCGTCCTGTGCTGCAAGTGCAAATGTAGCAAGGGTGACGacgaccccctccccacctag